In Harmonia axyridis chromosome 6, icHarAxyr1.1, whole genome shotgun sequence, a single window of DNA contains:
- the LOC123682431 gene encoding mitoguardin has product MNSWIKITTDHIYHVAKYIPVRNITLSTKQKVVVISLTASVAVVGMLARYLRRPIVTINRKTTKYNTLGKRSRMSGLRSPNGDGASFASSGRRSAVLSNSYVKQGSVIACDKTSIASGSNINGSVTLQEGVNTALTPQQLGVMGMEALETCITYWEDALSAYRSKDASGPLTVLGPEEASFCRDLHQLLESAIDLQNTSEMLFLDERSVLFRGESTPVPGQEADISGGESFASAQDMVADLREFEDFSEFFPDLEAFPLYQQALKQLENSEIPCRSLRTELVKCGSDVEYLAKLHCLRLAFQHILHDQRNYVWFVDAGRQILVDMLLYGDKDPKEFLIGYEDLLKYIQDHRNWNQVEDELRNKGVKALTFYDIVLDYILMDAFEDLDSPPSSVTAVVHNRWLSNSFKETALTTAVWSVLKAKRRMLKYPTGFMAHFYTISEQLSPLLAWGFLGPDELLKDTCLYFKQQVMEFLIDIFNFQKCKYITVESLADDVIQNIKIRVNNICERLSVQL; this is encoded by the exons ATGAATTCATGGATAAAAATCACAACTGATCACATTTATCATGTGGCAAAATACATACCTGTGCGAAATATAACATTGTCAACAAAGCAAAAAGTCGTAGTGATTTCATTAACAGCTAGTGTGGCAGTTGTTGGAATGTTGGCTAGATATTTAAGGAGACCAATAGTAACCATTAACCGTAAAACTACAAAATATAACACACTTGGAAAACGTTCTAGAATGTCAGGACTGAGAAGTCCAAATGGTGATGGAGCTAGTTTTGCCAGTAGTGGACGTCGAAGTGCAGTTTTGAGTAATTCATATGTTAAACAAGGTTCAGTTATAGCTTGTGATAAAACCTCTATAGCCTCAGGAAGTAATATAAATGGAAGTGTAACGTTACAAGAAGGTGTTAATACAGCATTGACTCCACAACAGTTGGGTGTTATGGGCATGGAAGCTTTAGAAACATGTATTACTTATTGGGAAGATGCTTTATCTGCATATAGATCAAAAGATGCTTCTG GTCCACTCACTGTATTAGGCCCTGAAGAAGCTAGTTTTTGTAGAGATTTGCATCAACTCTTGGAATCAGCAATTGATTTACAAAATACATCAGAAATGCTCTTTTTAGATGAAAGATCAGTTCTTTTCAGAGGAGAATCTACACCTGTACCAGGGCAAGAGGCTGATATTTCTGGTGGTGAAAGTTTTGCATCTGCTCAAGATATGGTTGCAGATCTGAGagaatttgaagatttttcag AGTTCTTTCCTGATTTAGAAGCATTTCCTTTGTATCAACAAGCTTTAAAACAATTAGAAAATAGTGAGATACCATGTAGGTCTTTAAGGACAGAACTAGTCAAGTGTGGGAGTGATGTGGAATACTTAGCGAAACTTCACTGTTTGCGGCTAGCTTTTCAACATATTTTGCATGATCAGAGAAATTATGTATGGTTTGTGGATGCTGGAAGACAAATATTAGTTGACATGCTGCTTTATGGAGACAAAGATCCCAAAGAGTTTTTAATAG GTTATGAAGATTTGctgaaatatattcaagatCATAGGAACTGGAATCAAGTAGAGGACGAATTGAGAAATAAAGGTGTGAAAGCTTTAACCTTTTATGATATTGTTTTAGACTATATTTTAATGGACGCCTTCGAGGATTTGGATAGTCCACCTTCATCTGTTACTGCTGTGGTTCATAATCGATG gTTATCTAACAGTTTCAAAGAAACTGCATTGACAACAGCTGTTTGGTCTGTATTGAAAGCAAAGAGGCGAATGCTCAAATACCCTACTGGGTTTATGGCACACTTTTATACAATTTCTGAACAACTAAGTCCCTTACTGGCGTGGGGTTTCCTGGGACCTGATGAATTACTCAAGGATACTTGCCTCTATTTTAAACAACAAGTAATGGAATTCCTcatagatattttcaattttcaaaaatgtaaatatATTACTGTTGAGAGTCTAGCAGATGATGTGATTCAGAATATCAAGATTAGGGTAAATAATATTTGCGAAAGATTGAGTGTTCAATTGTGA
- the LOC123682310 gene encoding ankyrin repeat family A protein 2-like, which yields MTKRIEDVKTAQNELGDLVNTTESLTVIPQMQEMSNKQVPLFPLATCNFLQNGNRKSAFQPYRQSATCTPLTNLQRGNTQAETPSILPTDINIHTLAGCGEITEEDVSNERDLNVLDKDGYTPLHWASSFGQYNAVQLLLQNGADINKLGPNEETALHMAANGGHHEVIRLLISYGVHVNHVDHMLNTALLYAAKGNHPHSCNELLVGGADLSMSNINDETAFTIALKNNCNLAQSVIQKHILPKFDL from the exons ATGACCAAAAGGATAGAAGATGTAAAAACGGCTCAAAATGAATTAGGAGATCTAGTCAATACTACAGAATCACTCACGGTTATTCCTCAAATGCAGGAAATGAGTAACAAACAAGTACCCTTATTTCCTTTAGCAACATGCAATTTTTTACAGAATGGAAATAGAAAAAGTGCCTTTCAACCTTATCGTCAGTCGGCAACTTGCACACCTTTAACTAACTTACAAAGAGGAAATACACAAGCAGAAACTCCATCTATTTTACCAACTGACATAAATATACACACTTTAGCAGGATGTGGAGAAATAACTGAAGAAGATGTGAGTAATGAGAGAGATTTGAATGTTTTAGATAAAGATGGTTATACTCCTTTGCACTGGGCATCTTCATTTGGACAGTATAATGCAGTACAGTTACTTCTGCAGAATGGAGCAGATATTAATAAATTAGGGCCTAATGAGGAGACTGCATTACATATGGCAGCTAATGGAGGACATCATGAAGTAATAAGACTTTTGATCAGTTATGGCGTCCACGTGAATCATGTTGATCAT atgtTAAATACAGCCCTTCTTTATGCAGCTAAAGGAAATCACCCACATTCTTGTAATGAACTCTTGGTAGGCGGTGCTGATTTAAGTATGAGCAATATAAACGATGAGACAGCATTTACTATAGCCCTcaaaaataattgtaatttaG CCCAGTCTGTCATCCAGAAACATATTCTTCCAAAGTTCGATCTTTGA